In a single window of the Magnolia sinica isolate HGM2019 chromosome 7, MsV1, whole genome shotgun sequence genome:
- the LOC131251934 gene encoding tryptamine hydroxycinnamoyltransferase 2-like — protein sequence MEVHLVSSTVIPQVFPPTEITKTPLTVFDMLAPNMQVNVLYAFTPPTPTNTALKDGLKKALEIFPTLAGELVDNGDGSRPYVSVGGNGGGVLVVETNVASELVDILPLKTVPEMVLLHPSMDNAQHLLQIQLNRFSCGGLVIGITNHHRVADGKSMSSFFLSWGKLVGGLQLDRFPVYDRTMLILRDPPRCDYEHWGIDFQPLPLPPSSLPCTIKSKKVHNMMVHYSGEFISKIKAQMPRKHSTFEVLTGHLWKNITRARGLDPDTLTQINVSVNGRPRLRPAAPSEYFGNMVLSAYPRAHVKELTQGSVADAARLVQDAVACTGDEYMRSLIDFGAINGGDLLVPVADVEGPVLCPNLEVDSWLGFPFHEVDFGVRGSFCGFVPGWVPMEGVVVLTSSLNGVGKGGVDVVINLFDDDAWFFRQISHSLD from the coding sequence atggaagTTCATCTAGTGAGTTCCACAGTCATTCCCCAAGTATTTCCTCCCACTGAAATTACGAAAACACCCCTCACCGTCTTCGACATGCTGGCACCAAACATGCAGGTGAATGTGTTATACGCCTTCACTCCACCGACGCCGACCAACACTGCTTTGAAAGATGGCTTAAAGAAGGCTCTAGAGATCTTTCCTACTCTAGCAGGCGAGCTCGTAGATAATGGTGATGGTTCTCGTCCATATGTTTCAGTGGGAGGCAATGGTGGAGGTGTTCTAGTGGTGGAGACGAACGTGGCATCGGAATTAGTAGATATTTTACCACTCAAGACCGTGCCGGAGATGGTGCTGTTGCACCCTTCCATGGACAATGCCCAACACTTACTTCAAATACAACTCAACCGCTTTTCATGCGGCGGTCTAGTGATTGGCATAACAAATCACCATCGAGTGGCTGATGGTAAATCGATGagctctttctttctctcatgggggaAGTTGGTTGGTGGGCTCCAGTTAGACAGGTTTCCTGTCTATGATCGAACCATGCTAATACTCCGGGACCCACCAAGATGTGATTATGAACATTGGGGGATCGATTTTCAGCCACTTCCACTACCACCATCTTCTCTTCCTTGTACTATAAAATCGAAAAAAGTACACAACATGATGGTCCACTACAGTGGAGAGTTCATATCAAAGATCAAAGCGCAAATGCCTCGGAAACATTCTACATTTGAGGTTTTGACGGGCCACCTTTGGAAGAACATAACCAGAGCTCGTGGGCTTGATCCTGATACGCTTACTCAGATAAATGTGTCCGTGAATGGACGGCCGAGATTGCGGCCAGCCGCACCATCAGAGTACTTCGGCAACATGGTCCTCAGCGCCTACCCAAGGGCGCATGTGAAGGAGCTGACTCAAGGGAGCGTCGCCGATGCAGCACGATTAGTGCAAGATGCGGTGGCGTGCACTGGGGACGAGTATATGCGGTCGTTGATCGACTTCGGGGCGATCAACGGTGGGGATTTGCTGGTGCCCGTTGCGGATGTGGAGGGGCCAGTTTTGTGCCCTAACCTGGAAGTTGATAGCTGGTTAGGGTTTCCTTTCCATGAAGTGGATTTTGGGGTTCGTGGGAGCTTTTGTGGTTTTGTTCCTGGGTGGGTCCCAATGGAAGGTGTAGTGGTCTTGACGTCTTCGTTGAATGGGGTCGGCAAAGGTGGTGTGGATGTCGTGATCAACTTATTTGACGACGATGCATGGTTCTTCAGGCAGATCTCCCATTCCTTAGATTAG